One segment of Erigeron canadensis isolate Cc75 chromosome 2, C_canadensis_v1, whole genome shotgun sequence DNA contains the following:
- the LOC122588560 gene encoding probable protein phosphatase 2C 60 — protein sequence MLSRLINFLKACWRPAIGLDATRRQEGLLWFKDIGHHVNGDYSMAVVQANMLLEDQSQIESGSLSSHDSGPYGTFVGVYDGHGGPETSRYVNDHLFRNLKRFTSEQQLMSGEVLRKAFQATEEGFLSIVAKQWSVKPQLAAVGTCCLVGVVCSGNVYIANVGDSRAVLGRGVKATGEVIAIQLSVEHNASIESIRQELHTMHPDDPQIVVLKHNVWRVKGLIQISRSIGDVYLKKAEFNREPLYAKFRLRDPIRRPILSSDPSISVHEIQPHDQFLIFASDGLWEHLSNQEAVDIVQNNPRNGSAKRLVKAALQEAAKKREMRYSDLKKIERGVRRHFHDDITVVVLFLDSNLVSKASLKGPTASVRGGGVNLSAKTLAPLATTAS from the exons ATGTTATCAAGGTTGATAAATTTTCTAAAAGCCTGCTGGCGACCAGCGATTGGATTAGATGCAACCAGAAGGCAGGAGGGTCTTCTTTGGTTTAAAGATATCGGTCACCATGTGAATGGTGACTACTCTATGGCTGTAGTTCAAGCCAATATGTTGCTTGAAGATCAAAGTCAAATCGAGTCTGGTTCTTTGAGTTCTCATGATTCCGGACCCTATGGAACGTTTGTTGGTGTTTATGATGGTCATGGCGGGCCCGAGACCTCGCGTTATGTTAATGATCATCTTTTTCGTAATCTCAAAA GGTTTACGTCGGAACAACAGTTGATGTCAGGGGAGGTGTTAAGAAAAGCTTTTCAAGCAACAGAAGAGGGGTTTTTATCGATTGTTGCTAAACAGTGGTCTGTGAAACCACAATTGGCAGCTGTTGGAACTTGTTGCTTGGTTGGTGTTGTTTGCAGCGGGAATGTTTACATAGCTAATGTTGGTGATTCACGAGCCGTCTTGGGAAGAGGTGTGAAGGCAACCGGGGAGGTTATTGCGATCCAGTTATCGGTGGAACATAATGCCAGTATAGAGTCAATTAGGCAGGAGCTTCACACTATGCATCCTGATGATCCTCAGATTGTAGTTTTAAAGCATAATGTATGGCGTGTGAAGGGACTCATACAG ATATCCAGATCTATAGGTGATGTATACCTGAAGAAGGCGGAGTTTAACAGGGAGCCATTGTATGCCAAGTTTCGGCTTCGTGATCCTATTCGACGGCCAATATTGAGTTCAGATCCATCCATATCTGTGCATGAAATCCAACCACATGACCAGTTTCTCATATTTGCATCTGATGGTCTGTGGGAGCACCTTAGCAATCAGGAAGCAGTTGATATAGTCCAAAATAACCCTCGCAAT GGAAGTGCTAAAAGGCTGGTGAAAGCCGCCTTACAAGAGGCGGCAAAGAAGCGGGAGATGAGGTACTCGGATTTAAAGAAAATTGAGAGAGGTGTAAGACGGCATTTCCACGATGACATCACTGTTGTAGTTCTGTTTTTGGATTCAAATCTTGTCAGCAAAGCAAGCTTGAAGGGTCCCACAGCGTCTGTGAGAGGTGGTGGTGTCAATCTCTCGGCCAAAACTCTTGCACCGCTAGCAACCACTGCTTcctga